TAATAATGTCATTTAAAGTGGCAGTTGCAAGCAGTGATGGAAAATATGTTAACCAGCATTTTGGTATGGCAGGGCAGTTTTTGATCTTTGAAATTGATGATGAGGGTGAGTACAAATTTATAGAACTTAGGGAAAATGTTCCTGCCTGTGATGTGGGAGGACATACTGAGGATGCCATGAATAGAAGTGTGGAATTGATTTTGGACTGTAAAGCAATTATAGCAAGCCAAATTGGACCTGTAGCAATTGATATTTTGTTGGCCCATGGCATAGAACCTTATATAGCACCTACTTTTATAGATACGGCTTTGAAAGAACTGGCTTTGTTAAAAAAAGGAGAGTAAGAATTAATATTTTAAGATTAATTCAGAAGGCCTATTCCTTGAACGAGGCTTAAACATGTAATTTGGTGATTCTAAGTTTTGATAAGCCTCGTTTAGGATAAGATATTTCCAATGGATTTTTATTTCTATCTACACATTTCTAACGCCTCTTAAGGATGCATTATCTCTATAACTGATTAAAGTCAGTTTATAATCATGATACATTTTCATGCAGTTTTAGCTATGCATTCGGCAGTGTTTTC
This window of the Methanobacterium sp. genome carries:
- a CDS encoding NifB/NifX family molybdenum-iron cluster-binding protein gives rise to the protein MSFKVAVASSDGKYVNQHFGMAGQFLIFEIDDEGEYKFIELRENVPACDVGGHTEDAMNRSVELILDCKAIIASQIGPVAIDILLAHGIEPYIAPTFIDTALKELALLKKGE